Within Channa argus isolate prfri chromosome 4, Channa argus male v1.0, whole genome shotgun sequence, the genomic segment AACATAAACGAAATAGGTTTttttcatgatttaaaaaaaaaactttcttcagTGTATAATCTTTTCACGTGTGTAACATTggacttctgtttttctttctcatagGTTAATGGAAAGGTTTCTCATGGACGAGTTGTATCCTTTAGCAACTTTCTAAGTTCAAAGTGAAACAATGTTTGTGTGAGttaatataatttacattatgATATCCAACCAGAGCCATTACATCCACTTTCGCCAAGGGACTGTGCTGCTGAATCTCAAACAGCTTAAACAACTACACGGCATTAGAGCATATCATTTCTAGTAAGGAGTTAAGATCCTTAAATTTATTTGTAGTCGTCCCCAGCAGTCTTCAACCTATGCTTTGACTctctacaaacacacagctaatgTAGGAAACAAGACAGTAGCAGTCGGTAAGCATATTGCTTTTTGCCCTAATTGATTTTACCTAATTGAAAATCACAATTAAATCAGATGCATCAGCCACGGTCAGACTTGCATTGCTTCTGCAGggatgtttatgtttttatatgcaGATTTCTGGGACACTGCTGGTCAGGAGAGGTTTCAGAACATGCATCCCTCATACTACCACACAGCACATGCGTGCATCATGGTAAGACCTACTCAAGATGATTTCAAAACCGTTTAAAGACTAGTGCCTTTCGCAAATAATTTAAACCCTGTGGAATTATAAAGCAGCCTGATCGGTTTTCTATTAATTTCTCGTTAAGGTTTTTGATGTTCAAAGAAAGATCACATATAAGAACTTGGTCAACTGGTATAAGGAGCTGAGAGAGTATAGACCAGAGATACCCTGTTGTGTGGTTGCCAACAAAATTGATGGTGAGTTTGGTTGTGACACTGCACGTAAAGCtaaatataaagtttttatattaatttaattttacattattttcacagcacaataaaataaactgtgtgtggtttgcatttctggttgtttttatttatatatatattttgtatatatttatttattggcctCTATTTGACAATCAGCAATAACCCTAGAATTATAGATATTTGATTTTCCTTATCTGCAGCTGATTTAAAGGTGACACAGAGAAGCTTTAACTTTGGGAAGAAGCATGGACTCCCATTTTACTTTGTATCTGCGGCTGATGGAACTAATGTAGTTAAGGTTTGAACATTTGTTGTTTCTCCTGTAGTATCAATGTCAGTGTTCCAGAAGTTCATGCATTTTCAGCTCATTAGTAGTTAATATAGAATTTAATATTAGGT encodes:
- the rabl2 gene encoding RAB, member of RAS oncogene family-like 2, producing the protein MADEVGSIPELDLKKYDADEQVKIICLGDSAVGKSKLMERFLMDEFRPQQSSTYALTLYKHTANVGNKTVAVDFWDTAGQERFQNMHPSYYHTAHACIMVFDVQRKITYKNLVNWYKELREYRPEIPCCVVANKIDADLKVTQRSFNFGKKHGLPFYFVSAADGTNVVKMFREMIKRAVDYKQNPSDFMDEVMQELENFDLEKKEDNSVADEDGLKAESPETV